One window from the genome of Puniceicoccus vermicola encodes:
- the modC gene encoding molybdenum ABC transporter ATP-binding protein, protein MSAPSLLDIGIRVPLDRFDLDLNLTLSKRVTGIFGPSGSGKSTLLNCICGLGPETKGILRFQGAVWLDHSKRQQTRPEKRGIGYVPQDHLLFPHKTVEQNLRFGEKRAQSSGRYDAQHFTKVIQTLELDPLLKRKVPTLSGGERQRVALGRALCSGPRLLLLDEPLASLDIRLRSRILPFLLRIRENFDLPILLVSHNPVEVLGICDEVVALANGKAIAQGPPVEVLTDSRVYAGIEDGGFENILKATIVEASAQHVIGRLPSGQMLHMPSSPCQLGDSVHFGISATDILIGLASPGRVSARNRLCGKIETIRKSGDKHLLVARLAEKEDSGSLVAELTSDAIEELRLEPGMTIVLFFKTSSLRVYG, encoded by the coding sequence ATGAGTGCTCCTTCCCTCCTTGATATAGGGATCCGGGTCCCCCTCGACCGATTTGATCTCGACCTAAACCTGACCCTTTCGAAACGGGTGACCGGTATTTTCGGCCCCTCGGGAAGTGGGAAGAGCACCCTTCTGAATTGCATCTGTGGGCTCGGTCCCGAGACGAAAGGAATCCTTCGATTTCAAGGCGCCGTCTGGCTCGATCATTCGAAGCGACAGCAAACCCGCCCTGAAAAACGGGGAATTGGCTATGTCCCCCAAGATCATCTTCTCTTTCCTCACAAAACCGTGGAGCAGAACCTCCGCTTTGGCGAAAAACGGGCCCAGTCCAGCGGTCGATACGACGCCCAGCACTTTACGAAAGTCATCCAAACTCTGGAGCTGGATCCCCTTCTTAAGCGTAAAGTACCTACCCTCTCGGGAGGTGAACGTCAACGGGTCGCCCTCGGCCGAGCCCTGTGTTCCGGTCCTCGGCTACTCCTTCTCGACGAACCCCTCGCCTCATTGGACATTCGCTTGCGCTCCCGGATTCTTCCCTTTCTCCTCCGGATCCGGGAAAACTTCGACCTCCCGATTCTCTTGGTCTCCCACAACCCGGTCGAGGTTCTGGGAATATGCGACGAGGTTGTCGCTCTAGCCAACGGAAAAGCAATTGCCCAAGGTCCACCCGTAGAAGTGCTAACCGATTCCCGGGTCTACGCCGGCATCGAGGACGGAGGATTCGAAAACATCCTCAAAGCCACCATCGTCGAAGCCTCCGCCCAACACGTGATCGGCCGCCTCCCCAGCGGCCAGATGCTGCACATGCCCTCATCCCCCTGCCAACTCGGCGATTCCGTCCATTTCGGAATTTCCGCAACCGACATCCTCATTGGCCTGGCATCGCCCGGTCGCGTTTCGGCCCGCAACCGTCTCTGTGGAAAGATTGAAACCATCCGAAAATCCGGCGACAAACACCTCCTTGTCGCACGGCTTGCCGAGAAGGAAGATTCCGGAAGCCTAGTAGCTGAGCTGACTTCGGACGCCATCGAAGAGCTTAGGCTCGAACCCGGGATGACGATCGTCCTATTCTTCAAGACCAGTTCCCTCCGCGTCTATGGCTGA
- the modB gene encoding molybdate ABC transporter permease subunit, producing MSSILQTLIHTVLWASLSTLFAFSLSLPLGYALARFSFPGKRILATLTSLPLVLPPTAVGYLLLCLLADHGPLGRDFLGLDLQILLTWKAVILACTVMSLPLVIRTTRVSFEEVDPRLEKMSLTLGIGRIRTFMTVTLPLAHRGLIAAAILGFTRAMGEFGATVIVAGNIPGHTQTLSSAIYSAQQAGNDGRANVLVAVALVIGFIAIFITEWLGRDPSLSSRRRAL from the coding sequence GTGTCCAGCATTCTCCAGACTCTCATCCATACCGTTCTCTGGGCTTCGTTGAGCACTCTTTTCGCCTTCTCTCTCTCCTTGCCTCTCGGATATGCCCTCGCCCGCTTCTCGTTTCCGGGCAAACGGATCCTCGCGACGCTCACCAGCCTCCCGTTAGTCCTACCGCCGACGGCAGTGGGCTATCTACTCCTCTGCCTACTCGCCGACCACGGACCTCTCGGGCGGGATTTCCTCGGGCTCGACCTGCAAATCCTTCTGACTTGGAAAGCGGTGATTCTCGCTTGTACCGTCATGAGTCTTCCCCTCGTGATCCGGACCACTCGGGTGAGTTTTGAAGAAGTCGATCCAAGACTGGAGAAGATGTCACTGACCCTCGGGATCGGCCGTATTCGCACCTTCATGACGGTGACCCTTCCTCTCGCCCATCGAGGACTGATTGCCGCGGCTATTCTTGGATTCACCCGGGCCATGGGAGAGTTTGGAGCGACCGTCATCGTCGCCGGCAATATCCCTGGGCACACGCAGACGCTGTCTTCGGCGATCTACAGTGCGCAACAGGCTGGGAATGATGGCAGGGCAAATGTTCTCGTCGCAGTGGCTCTGGTCATTGGCTTCATTGCGATCTTCATCACCGAATGGCTCGGACGGGATCCGAGCCTATCCAGCCGGAGGCGAGCGTTATGA